Proteins found in one Scardovia inopinata JCM 12537 genomic segment:
- a CDS encoding NADPH-dependent F420 reductase translates to MQITIFGKGTMGKAIAKNFEDAGNTVSFLGHEDGAELGQIVILAVPYAAVDNIIERYKDQLAGKIVIDITNPVDFATFDSLLVPAGTSAAEEFQAKLPQSSVIKAFNTNFSGTLTTGKVGDNEVTVFMASDDDQAKESLAQALQGSPLNVVDAGSLKRARELEAFGFFQMTLGVRQKISSLGGFSLNK, encoded by the coding sequence ATGCAGATAACCATTTTTGGTAAAGGCACCATGGGCAAAGCCATTGCGAAGAATTTCGAGGATGCGGGCAACACCGTGTCTTTCCTGGGACATGAAGACGGGGCCGAGTTGGGCCAGATTGTCATTCTGGCCGTTCCCTATGCCGCTGTCGATAACATCATTGAAAGGTACAAAGATCAACTTGCCGGTAAGATTGTTATTGACATCACTAACCCTGTTGATTTTGCCACTTTCGATTCACTCCTTGTTCCAGCTGGTACCTCCGCAGCTGAAGAATTCCAAGCTAAACTCCCCCAGAGCTCTGTTATTAAAGCTTTCAATACTAATTTTTCCGGTACGCTGACGACAGGCAAAGTAGGCGATAATGAGGTAACGGTTTTCATGGCTTCTGATGATGACCAGGCCAAGGAATCTCTTGCTCAGGCCTTGCAGGGCAGCCCTTTGAACGTAGTTGACGCCGGAAGCCTAAAGCGTGCCCGTGAACTGGAAGCTTTTGGCTTCTTCCAGATGACCCTGGGTGTACGCCAAAAAATCAGTTCACTCGGTGGCTTCTCCCTGAATAAGTAA
- a CDS encoding GNAT family N-acetyltransferase produces the protein MPYTQVIEDFTDSRFQKAFITYFSEYGIVREDWDSLFQRMNDECENKAFARVNDDECIIGFLQFRRIHFTSYFFETQCGFIREFWVAKEFRNRGNGTHLLNLTENYFIQHNYSASILTTDTEAQFYQRRGYWKAMGFRSKNSNEVFIKNLTRHSEK, from the coding sequence ATGCCGTATACACAGGTAATCGAAGATTTTACTGATTCCAGGTTTCAAAAAGCTTTTATAACATATTTTTCCGAGTACGGGATTGTCAGGGAAGATTGGGACTCGTTGTTTCAACGAATGAATGATGAATGCGAAAATAAAGCCTTTGCAAGAGTTAATGATGACGAATGTATTATAGGGTTTCTTCAATTTCGACGAATACATTTTACTAGTTATTTTTTTGAGACTCAGTGTGGTTTTATTAGGGAATTTTGGGTTGCAAAAGAATTTCGTAATCGTGGGAATGGTACTCATCTGCTTAATCTTACTGAAAATTACTTCATACAACATAACTATTCTGCAAGTATCCTTACAACAGATACAGAAGCTCAGTTCTATCAGAGGCGTGGCTATTGGAAGGCGATGGGTTTCAGATCCAAGAATAGCAATGAGGTTTTTATTAAAAATCTCACCAGGCATAGTGAAAAATGA
- a CDS encoding flavodoxin produces MARLALVVFSQTGITFRQGEVLSDILRIPLIRLEPQQPYTTADIDWHNDKCRANREMGDEYSRPGIKPLPLPEDFDLLFLGFPLWWGTAPRVVDTFVEASDLKHKKIALFATSGSSPADQSARDLQKLLPETKILDAQRVNGFSRKKLEEWAEKMISEADNEADQKGS; encoded by the coding sequence ATGGCAAGATTGGCACTAGTAGTTTTTTCTCAAACGGGAATTACATTCAGGCAGGGGGAGGTTCTTTCGGATATTCTGAGAATACCTCTTATTCGTCTTGAGCCTCAGCAGCCCTATACAACTGCTGATATAGATTGGCATAATGATAAATGCCGGGCTAATCGAGAGATGGGTGATGAATATTCCAGACCAGGCATAAAGCCCCTGCCACTTCCCGAGGACTTCGATCTGCTTTTCCTGGGATTTCCTCTCTGGTGGGGAACCGCTCCCCGGGTGGTTGATACTTTTGTTGAAGCATCAGACCTGAAGCACAAGAAAATTGCCCTTTTTGCAACGTCAGGTTCCAGCCCGGCAGATCAGTCTGCCAGGGATCTTCAGAAGCTGCTTCCGGAGACGAAGATTCTTGATGCCCAGAGGGTAAATGGCTTCAGCAGAAAAAAGCTGGAAGAATGGGCTGAAAAGATGATTTCAGAAGCAGATAATGAAGCCGATCAGAAAGGAAGCTAA
- a CDS encoding excinuclease ABC subunit UvrA, which produces MPDQIEVRGARVHNLKNISVNVPLNKIVGISGLSGSGKSSLALGVLYAEGSRRYLESLSTYTRRRMTGAAAANVDEILYVPASLALHQRPAVPGIRSTFGTGTELLNSLRLMFSRLASHRCPNGHYLPPSLAVAGGLEMTCPVCQEKFYGPSAEELAFNSQGACKTCTGTGTVMIVDESTLVPDDSLTIDEGAVAPWQTLMWSLMKDIARQMGVRTNVPFKDLTKKEKDIVFHGPAVKKNIIYQNKTSGASGDMDFTYFNATYTVENALSKVKNEKGMKRVEKFLRQDVCPDCQGTRLSPAARAPQLRGIGLDQACSMTLEDSLAWVRGVPDSLPEEMRPMAESICESFLVAARRLMDLGLSYLTLDRASSTLSTGERQRMQLARAVRNRTTGVLYVLDEPSIGLHPANIEGLIGVMKDLVADGNSVVLVDHDVQILRQADWFIELGPGAGENGGQVIAQGTLSELEKNTNSNIGGFLSGKETIGVRQKSSGDDLFSKGSIDLSTGPVHTVKPLDVHIPQGRLTAVTGVSGSGKTTLILESLIPALQAAIEDRKLPNYVKKCLAEGISRVKLIDATPIGINVRSTVATYANVHDELRKAFARTQEAKKKGFRAGDFSYNTGSLRCPDCDGTGTISLDVQFLPDVEIQCPECGGTRYSKEAFSIVRKNKAGKEYSLPDIMAMDISQAMEACRDMKSVYTRLKTLNDLGLGYLTLGEATPSLSGGEAQRLKLASEMGRRQEDSVFIFDEPTIGLHPLDVRSLIGVFQGLIDAGATVIVIEHDLDLIRNADYVLDMGPGGGTAGGRLVASGTPEEIASNPASVTGRYLAI; this is translated from the coding sequence ATGCCTGATCAGATTGAAGTCAGGGGAGCCAGGGTCCACAACCTGAAGAACATCAGCGTGAATGTTCCCTTGAATAAAATTGTGGGAATTTCCGGTCTGTCCGGATCGGGGAAGTCCTCCCTGGCCTTAGGCGTTCTTTACGCCGAAGGTTCCAGAAGATATCTGGAATCCCTGTCCACATATACCAGGAGAAGAATGACAGGAGCTGCAGCGGCTAACGTGGATGAAATTCTGTATGTTCCAGCCTCTTTGGCTCTCCACCAGCGTCCTGCAGTGCCCGGAATTCGCAGCACTTTCGGTACCGGTACCGAGCTTTTGAACAGTCTTCGTCTGATGTTCTCACGACTAGCTTCCCATCGTTGCCCGAACGGTCACTATCTTCCTCCCTCCCTGGCCGTCGCCGGGGGACTTGAGATGACCTGTCCTGTCTGCCAGGAAAAATTCTATGGACCCTCGGCTGAGGAGCTTGCCTTCAACAGCCAGGGAGCCTGCAAGACCTGCACTGGAACCGGTACTGTCATGATTGTTGATGAATCAACGCTTGTTCCTGATGATTCCCTGACCATAGACGAAGGTGCGGTAGCCCCTTGGCAGACTCTTATGTGGTCTCTTATGAAAGATATAGCCCGGCAAATGGGCGTGAGGACAAATGTCCCTTTTAAAGATCTTACAAAGAAAGAAAAAGATATCGTCTTTCATGGCCCTGCGGTAAAAAAGAACATCATTTACCAGAACAAGACCTCAGGCGCCTCGGGAGACATGGACTTTACCTATTTCAATGCCACCTATACCGTGGAAAACGCTTTGTCCAAGGTTAAGAACGAAAAAGGCATGAAGCGGGTGGAAAAATTCCTGAGACAGGATGTTTGCCCGGATTGCCAGGGAACGCGTCTTTCTCCAGCAGCCAGAGCGCCACAACTGCGAGGAATAGGTCTGGATCAGGCTTGTTCTATGACTCTGGAAGACAGCCTTGCCTGGGTTAGGGGAGTTCCTGACAGCCTGCCGGAAGAGATGAGGCCAATGGCTGAGTCTATCTGCGAATCTTTCCTCGTTGCTGCCAGAAGACTGATGGATCTAGGACTTTCTTACCTGACTTTGGACCGAGCGTCATCCACTCTGTCTACAGGGGAAAGGCAGAGAATGCAATTGGCTCGAGCCGTGCGCAACAGAACTACCGGTGTTTTGTATGTGTTGGATGAACCTTCGATTGGCCTACATCCAGCAAATATAGAAGGCCTTATCGGAGTTATGAAAGATCTTGTTGCAGATGGCAATTCAGTGGTTCTGGTGGATCACGATGTACAGATTCTCCGGCAGGCAGACTGGTTTATAGAGCTTGGACCCGGAGCGGGGGAAAACGGCGGCCAGGTTATTGCCCAGGGGACTTTGTCAGAACTGGAGAAGAATACGAACTCCAATATTGGAGGATTCTTGTCAGGAAAAGAGACAATTGGCGTGCGTCAAAAGTCCTCAGGAGATGATTTGTTTTCCAAGGGATCCATTGATCTTTCAACCGGACCTGTTCACACTGTCAAACCTCTCGACGTCCATATTCCTCAAGGCAGGCTTACCGCTGTGACCGGAGTCTCTGGCTCAGGCAAGACCACGCTCATTCTGGAAAGTCTTATACCTGCTTTGCAGGCTGCAATAGAAGACAGGAAACTGCCGAACTATGTGAAAAAATGCCTGGCAGAGGGCATCTCTCGCGTGAAACTGATTGATGCCACTCCTATTGGCATCAATGTCCGGTCAACAGTAGCCACTTACGCGAATGTGCATGATGAACTCCGCAAAGCTTTTGCCCGGACTCAGGAGGCTAAGAAAAAGGGATTCCGGGCCGGCGATTTTTCATACAATACAGGCTCTTTGCGCTGCCCGGATTGTGACGGGACAGGAACAATCAGTCTTGATGTACAGTTCCTTCCTGATGTAGAGATCCAATGCCCGGAATGCGGGGGAACCAGGTATTCAAAAGAGGCGTTTTCGATTGTAAGAAAAAATAAAGCTGGGAAGGAATATTCTCTCCCAGATATTATGGCCATGGACATCAGCCAAGCTATGGAAGCTTGCAGGGATATGAAGTCCGTTTATACAAGGCTTAAAACGTTGAATGATCTGGGTCTTGGGTATTTGACCCTAGGGGAGGCGACCCCCAGCCTTTCCGGTGGTGAAGCACAGCGTCTGAAGTTGGCTTCCGAAATGGGAAGACGCCAGGAGGATTCCGTTTTTATTTTCGATGAACCAACCATTGGTCTTCACCCTCTTGATGTGCGCTCCCTGATTGGAGTTTTCCAGGGACTGATTGATGCTGGTGCCACTGTTATTGTTATCGAGCATGATCTGGATTTGATCAGGAATGCAGATTATGTCCTCGATATGGGCCCCGGAGGAGGCACCGCCGGCGGTCGCCTTGTCGCTTCCGGTACTCCGGAGGAGATTGCTAGCAATCCTGCCAGCGTTACCGGTCGATATCTGGCTATCTGA
- a CDS encoding uracil-DNA glycosylase family protein: MISNVISKENFQLHPFAADQQETPEIQHIINDIIADPMNQDFTSRNIQPLVSIHQQARIVLIGQAPGRAAQDSMIPWNDRSGDRLRQWMGIDKNTFYQSDRIAIMNMDFYYPGSKGDRRCADGAGKKPRKGPSSDLPPRSGFAEKWHPLLLEQMPNVKLILLIGFYAVRKYLGLRPKDRLTDVVKDYQGNPLYFPLVHPSPRNQIWMTKNPWFAGETLPLLKRRVRQTLDLPLTV, from the coding sequence ATGATTTCTAATGTGATTAGCAAGGAAAATTTTCAGCTGCATCCTTTTGCAGCTGATCAGCAGGAAACGCCGGAAATCCAGCACATTATTAATGACATCATTGCTGATCCCATGAATCAGGATTTCACTAGCAGGAATATTCAGCCACTCGTATCCATTCATCAACAAGCACGAATCGTCCTTATTGGCCAGGCACCGGGCAGGGCAGCTCAGGATTCGATGATTCCCTGGAATGATAGGAGCGGGGATCGGTTACGGCAATGGATGGGAATTGATAAGAATACTTTTTATCAGTCTGACCGTATAGCAATTATGAATATGGATTTTTATTATCCTGGCAGCAAAGGTGATAGAAGATGTGCAGATGGGGCAGGGAAGAAACCAAGAAAAGGACCTTCTTCTGATCTTCCTCCTCGATCCGGATTCGCTGAAAAATGGCATCCTTTGCTTCTGGAACAAATGCCCAACGTTAAATTAATTCTTTTAATTGGTTTTTATGCAGTTCGGAAATATCTGGGACTCAGGCCAAAAGACAGGCTGACTGATGTGGTTAAGGATTATCAGGGGAATCCTCTTTATTTTCCTCTGGTCCATCCCTCTCCCCGTAACCAGATCTGGATGACGAAAAATCCCTGGTTTGCTGGGGAAACCTTGCCTTTATTGAAAAGACGGGTAAGGCAGACTCTCGACTTACCACTTACCGTATAA
- a CDS encoding DUF1287 domain-containing protein: MSQRSKKKIVIRITRIAAAVICLSLIIGLVYYLWANPWWNNHGTSLTSETKDYSQEFKIPQVHSSHDADHDGIDDQIDMLKSARAYVAGHPRYKSKYYSGGYPTDRYGVCTDVVAAAFKGTGYDLRLMVDADIRSNLKIYGLASADNNIDYRRVKNLRIYFPRAAARGQFISLTTDVKKIKDWQGGDIVIFANHVALVSNKRDSHGISYVIHLHDPNQKSYEQDYLPGRTDIVGHYRLA, from the coding sequence ATGAGCCAGCGAAGTAAGAAAAAGATAGTCATTAGGATTACGAGGATTGCAGCAGCCGTCATCTGCCTGAGCTTGATAATTGGACTTGTATATTATCTCTGGGCTAATCCCTGGTGGAACAATCATGGAACGAGTCTTACATCCGAAACCAAAGATTATTCGCAAGAGTTTAAAATTCCGCAGGTGCATAGCTCTCACGATGCTGATCATGATGGAATTGATGATCAAATAGATATGTTGAAAAGTGCCAGGGCTTATGTTGCTGGTCATCCTCGGTATAAAAGCAAATATTACAGTGGAGGTTATCCAACTGACCGTTATGGGGTCTGCACCGATGTTGTGGCAGCAGCTTTTAAGGGAACTGGCTATGATTTGCGCCTGATGGTTGACGCAGACATCCGGTCGAATTTAAAGATTTATGGCCTTGCTTCAGCAGACAACAATATTGATTATCGTCGGGTAAAAAATCTTCGTATTTATTTTCCCCGCGCGGCCGCAAGAGGGCAATTCATATCGCTGACTACTGACGTGAAGAAAATCAAGGACTGGCAGGGAGGGGACATAGTGATTTTTGCCAATCATGTTGCTCTTGTTTCCAATAAACGTGATTCGCATGGGATTTCTTATGTTATTCATCTTCATGATCCGAATCAGAAGTCGTATGAACAGGATTACCTGCCGGGTCGTACTGATATCGTCGGCCACTATCGCCTGGCGTGA
- a CDS encoding ATP-binding protein, protein MDRFLMKKLVAWKINRNRKPLILNGARQVGKTWLLKEFGRQYFTNAAYINLDNNPRMMSQFDLDFNTERLLLAFEVETGEQIVPGKTLIILDEIQECPKALTSLKYFSENAPEQMIVAAGSLLGITIHAGSGYPVGKVDSMDLYPLNFREFLEATGNTNLRKLIESNHTEMAESFSTKLIPLLKQYYFVGGMPEVVKIFLDTNNFGEVRRTQQNILQGYERDISKHMTASEIEYTLAAWNSIPAHLAQENKKFIFGHIKKGARAREYRSAITWLSQAGLATRVTRISDPGIPLSGYAQDNVFKLFLLDVGLLGAMVGLDPSSMLDSRTIFTGFKGALTEQYVCQQLISDGGFTPFYWSADNSRGEIDFIVQKGSDIFPIEVAAEENLRSKSLRAFTDKYTGMHPLRFSLSPFKDRAWMRNIPLYECTNVNLWK, encoded by the coding sequence ATGGATCGTTTTCTCATGAAAAAACTTGTTGCTTGGAAAATAAACAGGAACAGGAAACCCTTGATCCTCAACGGAGCACGCCAGGTAGGAAAAACCTGGCTGTTGAAAGAATTTGGACGTCAATATTTTACGAATGCTGCGTATATTAATCTTGACAATAATCCACGTATGATGAGTCAGTTTGACCTGGATTTCAATACTGAACGTCTTCTTCTCGCCTTCGAAGTTGAAACCGGTGAGCAGATAGTTCCTGGGAAAACTCTTATCATACTCGACGAAATTCAAGAATGCCCCAAAGCGTTGACTTCTCTTAAATATTTTTCTGAGAATGCTCCAGAGCAGATGATTGTAGCTGCAGGTTCTCTTCTGGGAATTACCATTCATGCAGGAAGTGGATATCCTGTAGGGAAAGTTGATTCGATGGATCTTTATCCTTTGAATTTTAGGGAATTCTTAGAGGCGACGGGGAACACAAATTTGAGAAAACTCATCGAAAGCAATCACACTGAGATGGCTGAAAGTTTCTCAACTAAACTTATTCCCTTGCTCAAACAATATTATTTTGTGGGAGGAATGCCTGAAGTTGTCAAAATTTTTCTTGATACGAATAATTTTGGCGAAGTGCGTAGGACTCAGCAAAATATTCTTCAAGGATATGAGCGGGATATATCGAAGCATATGACTGCTTCTGAAATAGAATATACATTAGCTGCATGGAATTCAATTCCCGCACATCTTGCCCAAGAGAATAAGAAATTTATCTTTGGACATATTAAGAAAGGGGCTCGTGCCCGCGAGTATCGTTCGGCAATTACCTGGCTCAGTCAAGCTGGTCTTGCTACCAGGGTAACCAGAATTTCTGATCCTGGGATTCCTTTATCAGGTTATGCGCAGGATAATGTTTTCAAACTTTTTCTGCTGGATGTTGGTCTGCTTGGAGCAATGGTGGGGCTCGATCCAAGCAGTATGCTCGACAGCAGAACAATTTTCACAGGATTTAAAGGAGCGCTGACCGAACAATATGTGTGTCAGCAGCTTATTTCTGATGGTGGATTCACACCCTTTTATTGGTCAGCTGATAATTCTCGGGGAGAGATTGATTTTATTGTTCAGAAAGGATCTGACATTTTCCCCATTGAAGTCGCAGCAGAAGAGAATTTGAGGTCCAAAAGTTTGCGCGCTTTTACTGATAAATATACCGGTATGCACCCCTTACGCTTCAGCTTGTCTCCGTTCAAGGATCGAGCTTGGATGCGCAATATTCCACTCTACGAATGCACGAATGTGAATTTATGGAAATAG
- a CDS encoding sugar O-acetyltransferase translates to MSDQIEEELTESHSSTGKSAWSAGEKANSTGVICASSEQEKMLAGKIYDPSDPQLASLRQRAHRLSKEYNDLPDTDERREQILSELIDQQGPGIFLQGPIQFDYGCFTHIGENTYANFNFTVVDCCSVTIGKNVFFGPNVSLLAPVHPLRYEDRNLYRKADGELTDREYAKPITIGDNCWIAGNVTVCGGVTIGEGCVVGTGSVVTRDIPDGYLAFGSPCRPIRPISQEDSLSNHPELFED, encoded by the coding sequence ATGAGTGATCAAATCGAAGAAGAATTGACTGAAAGCCACAGTTCGACCGGGAAATCTGCATGGTCAGCAGGGGAGAAAGCAAATTCGACAGGAGTTATCTGCGCTTCCAGCGAGCAAGAGAAAATGCTGGCTGGAAAAATATACGATCCTTCAGATCCTCAGCTGGCATCGCTGAGGCAGCGGGCACATCGCCTGAGCAAGGAATACAATGATTTGCCGGATACAGATGAGAGGCGGGAGCAAATCCTTTCTGAATTGATTGACCAACAAGGGCCGGGTATTTTCTTGCAAGGTCCAATCCAGTTTGATTATGGTTGTTTTACCCATATTGGAGAGAATACTTATGCAAACTTTAATTTTACCGTTGTTGACTGCTGTTCAGTGACGATAGGCAAGAACGTCTTTTTTGGTCCCAATGTCTCTCTGCTCGCTCCGGTGCATCCTTTGAGGTATGAAGATAGAAACCTCTATCGTAAGGCTGATGGCGAATTAACTGATCGGGAATATGCCAAGCCAATCACCATCGGAGATAATTGCTGGATTGCCGGAAATGTTACCGTTTGCGGGGGAGTGACTATTGGAGAGGGCTGCGTTGTTGGTACTGGCAGTGTAGTTACCAGGGATATTCCAGATGGATACCTGGCATTCGGATCTCCCTGCCGGCCTATTCGTCCTATTAGCCAGGAAGATTCTTTGAGCAATCATCCGGAACTTTTTGAGGATTGA
- a CDS encoding ion transporter has product MDDDMNLLEEISSEGTTADPDDREDLAKNSQKQGIRWKLHDLINGKSEASSVYGKSMSFIIIISLIPLCFKQTWPIFTVIEYICTAIFILDYLVRWITADYQYEQGIWSFLVYPFRPMAIIDLLSILPSFLALNSVWRSLRTLRLFRAVRAFKFIRYSKSVRALARVILKQKESLAIVLFFSLGYVAITAVLIFNVEPQTFHSFFDALYWAVVSLTTVGYGDLYPTTEVGKVIAMLSSIMGVVVVAMPSGIITAGLVDELKRESRRTL; this is encoded by the coding sequence ATGGATGATGATATGAATCTCCTGGAGGAAATCAGTTCCGAAGGAACCACTGCTGATCCTGATGATAGGGAAGACCTTGCTAAAAATTCTCAGAAACAGGGAATTCGGTGGAAGCTGCATGATCTTATCAATGGGAAAAGTGAAGCCTCCAGCGTGTATGGAAAGTCCATGAGTTTTATCATTATCATAAGCCTGATTCCTCTGTGTTTCAAGCAGACCTGGCCTATTTTCACCGTAATTGAGTATATCTGTACGGCTATTTTTATTCTTGACTATTTGGTGCGGTGGATAACTGCGGATTATCAGTATGAGCAAGGAATTTGGTCTTTCCTTGTGTATCCTTTCAGGCCCATGGCTATTATAGATCTTCTATCGATCCTTCCCTCCTTCCTGGCGCTTAATTCGGTCTGGCGATCGCTGCGGACTCTTCGTTTGTTCAGAGCAGTGAGAGCTTTCAAGTTTATCCGTTATTCAAAGAGCGTTCGAGCCCTGGCCAGGGTTATTCTCAAGCAAAAAGAATCCTTGGCAATCGTTCTGTTTTTCTCCCTGGGATATGTTGCTATTACGGCTGTACTCATTTTCAACGTGGAGCCTCAAACGTTTCATTCGTTTTTTGATGCCTTGTATTGGGCTGTAGTCAGTCTGACCACTGTTGGCTACGGAGATCTGTACCCCACGACAGAAGTGGGTAAGGTGATTGCTATGCTGTCATCCATTATGGGGGTAGTAGTTGTGGCTATGCCCTCAGGTATTATCACAGCTGGTCTGGTTGATGAACTCAAAAGGGAGTCGCGCCGCACTCTGTAG
- a CDS encoding CapA family protein: MANGKKQRTGDNTGSQGKLYQKKFSPLKKIIICLTVIAIVIAGVVLVRRIAGQISGSEGTNSSQQVKRKRQGTNPSSQKTPQITVRKNSISLFLAGDALLHSTVYQDAQIGPDRYNFDKQLSSVTSIARKYDLEYYNQETILGGSSLGLSGYPTFNSPQQFGTYMVSQGFNLVSTANNHALDRGLKGIQNSRKFWNAQKGVLAQGTNSSQAEYDHLATMKVKGISLAFLSYTYGTNGITPQYPWEVNYYPGHEKEMLAKVAEAKKRVDLVIVAMHWGTEYAHEPNEEQKTLARKLSKAGAGIIIGNHVHTIQPFQWVGKTPVFYAMGNLISSQLKTDNLIGMIGSLTITKTSRISKTGSTSTVTVSNPTADLIYTHMVGTYPGKRSRVKVYTFQELNNSLLKNYSSLYKEYSARVRSMDKRITIGPLT, encoded by the coding sequence ATGGCAAACGGGAAGAAACAACGGACTGGTGACAATACTGGCAGCCAAGGAAAGCTGTATCAGAAAAAGTTTTCTCCCCTGAAAAAAATTATTATCTGCTTAACCGTTATCGCAATAGTGATTGCAGGTGTCGTCCTTGTCAGGCGCATAGCCGGCCAAATATCTGGGTCAGAGGGAACCAACAGCAGCCAGCAGGTAAAAAGGAAAAGACAGGGAACAAATCCTTCATCGCAAAAGACCCCACAGATAACAGTACGCAAGAACAGTATTTCTCTCTTCCTGGCCGGGGATGCCCTCCTTCATTCCACCGTCTACCAAGATGCTCAAATAGGACCGGATCGTTACAATTTTGATAAGCAGCTTAGCAGCGTTACTTCCATAGCCCGTAAGTATGACCTGGAATATTACAATCAGGAAACCATTCTAGGCGGAAGCTCCCTGGGCCTGTCCGGATATCCTACTTTCAACAGTCCTCAACAGTTTGGCACTTATATGGTCTCTCAGGGTTTCAACTTAGTCTCCACTGCCAATAACCACGCTCTGGACAGGGGGCTGAAAGGAATACAAAATTCCCGTAAATTCTGGAACGCGCAAAAAGGAGTGCTGGCTCAGGGAACCAACAGCAGCCAGGCTGAATATGACCACCTAGCCACCATGAAAGTCAAGGGGATTTCCCTAGCTTTTCTCTCATATACCTATGGGACCAACGGGATTACCCCGCAGTATCCCTGGGAAGTCAACTATTACCCCGGTCATGAGAAAGAAATGTTGGCTAAGGTAGCAGAGGCCAAAAAGCGGGTTGACCTGGTTATTGTAGCCATGCACTGGGGAACTGAGTATGCCCATGAACCTAATGAGGAGCAAAAAACTCTCGCCCGGAAGCTGAGTAAGGCGGGGGCTGGCATCATTATCGGCAACCATGTTCATACTATACAACCCTTTCAGTGGGTAGGAAAAACTCCTGTTTTTTATGCCATGGGAAATTTAATTTCTTCTCAGCTAAAGACGGATAACCTGATTGGCATGATTGGGTCCCTGACCATCACCAAAACAAGCAGAATCTCTAAGACTGGCAGCACCTCTACAGTAACTGTCAGCAATCCCACAGCAGATCTGATTTACACTCATATGGTGGGAACCTACCCGGGAAAGAGGTCGAGGGTCAAAGTATATACTTTCCAGGAGCTCAATAATTCTCTCCTGAAAAACTATTCATCTCTCTACAAAGAGTACAGTGCGAGAGTCAGATCTATGGATAAAAGAATTACCATCGGCCCCCTGACCTAA
- a CDS encoding DUF6176 family protein, whose translation MITELSRFTVKKGKEEKALEWMTFLNTHMSDTLLTLKGEKMYVENIFSEVRDDHMYLYWFTFQKEGGQNVEESTSWIDKKHLEYWDECLVMTPEDHGEDLNLQVSLVEPDLTDWINNR comes from the coding sequence ATGATTACCGAACTTAGTAGGTTTACCGTCAAAAAGGGAAAAGAAGAGAAGGCTCTCGAATGGATGACTTTTCTTAATACTCACATGTCCGATACGCTCCTGACGCTCAAGGGCGAGAAAATGTATGTGGAAAATATCTTCTCCGAAGTCCGCGATGATCACATGTACCTTTACTGGTTCACCTTCCAGAAAGAGGGAGGTCAGAATGTTGAGGAATCCACTTCCTGGATAGACAAAAAACACCTGGAGTATTGGGATGAATGCCTAGTCATGACTCCGGAAGATCATGGAGAAGACCTGAATCTGCAAGTCAGCCTGGTCGAGCCTGATTTGACTGACTGGATTAATAACAGATAA
- a CDS encoding winged helix-turn-helix transcriptional regulator, with protein sequence MAVSEPVCQSENLADICPVVLTMSLIGNKWKILIMRDLLDGPLRYGELKKSVGPISSKVLTENLRQMERDGILTRTVYAEVPPRVEYQLSPLGETMRPIIDSMRAWGNNYKKENEVRES encoded by the coding sequence ATGGCAGTGAGTGAACCGGTCTGTCAGTCTGAGAATCTAGCTGACATTTGTCCGGTAGTTTTGACAATGAGTCTTATAGGTAATAAGTGGAAAATTCTTATCATGAGGGATTTGCTGGACGGGCCGCTGCGGTATGGAGAACTGAAGAAGAGCGTGGGACCCATAAGCTCCAAAGTCTTGACTGAAAATCTGAGACAGATGGAAAGGGATGGAATCTTGACCCGAACCGTTTATGCCGAAGTCCCGCCTCGGGTGGAGTACCAGCTGAGCCCTTTGGGAGAGACAATGCGACCTATTATCGACAGTATGAGGGCCTGGGGGAATAATTATAAAAAAGAGAATGAGGTCAGGGAATCTTAG